The following is a genomic window from Ancylomarina subtilis.
AGGGCTAATGCCAATTGAAAATAGCCACTCAACTTTGCAACTTTTTTCTTTCGTATCACAGTTGAACCTACTGCCCAAAGGCTAAGACCATAAACCAAAGCATCTGCCAGCATATCCAATGAATCGGCAACCAAACCCATTGATTTTGAAATAAAACCCGTGGTAATTTCTATTATAAAAAAAACAAAATTGATAATCAGAACTGTCCAAAGTAGTTTTGACTGTACACTTGGATTATCAATAAATTCATCTTGCTGAACAATGATAGTTTCTTTGCATTGAGCGCCTAAATTTAGTTCTTTCAATCGTTTTCCTATTTCCGTACTTTCTTCGGAATGAAAGACGGTAAGTTTCCGGTTTTCAATATCGAAAACCAGGCTTTTAATCACGGGAAGCCCTTCCAGTTTCATCCTGATAAGGGATTCTTCGGAGGGGCAATCCATTTTTGAAATATGGAACGTACTCTTAAACATTGTCGATTTGTTTTTAATGTGAATTATTAAAACAGCAAGTTGACCAAAATATTAGGACAACCTGCTGCTCATTCTGCGATTATTTTACATCGTTTCAAGTCCTGTTTTTATACGGTGTACACTATCAACATTAGACACATATATTAATCCGTCTCCAGGATTGAGCGTTTTACCGTATTTTGAAATAATACAAACAACTTTTTCCACAAAGCTATCATAGACTACTATTTCAATTTTAGCAACGGGACTGTCTGTAACTGCAAATTTATCTGAAACAAATGCTTTTTCATCTTGAAATTTCCCTGTTCCTTCAGCAAGAGAAATTGTCATGTTCTCAAAGCCATTGTCTTTAAGTTGTTGAACAATTTCATTCACTTTGTTTGGTCGCACAAATGCTTTTATTTCTTTCATTTTCATTAATTTCATTAGTGATAGTTATGTTTTTTTGTTAATCATCATCTCCGGTTTCTTCTTTTTTCATATCTGCCAAAAGATAATAGGCTGCATTCATCACTATTTGAGTATCATCAGCTAAAGAATCAAGCAAATGGATTTCTGTATAACCATCGTCTTTCTGCCCGGTTATCACCTCTTTCATTCTGAAAGCCATTTTATTATCATCATCATCCATATTATATTCTTCTTGACTTTCACTTTTTTTGTGTTCATCATATTCGATTTCTTCAAGAGCTTCCTTATCCTGTATGAATATGTATGATTTCGTTCCTTCCTTAACTATTGCATCATTAGGTAGTGTTAAGGTATAGTTTTCATCAGTGTGCAAACGTCCGTTGATATACATACCAGGAATAAGATTTCCGACATTTTTTTCCAAACGAGCGTGAATAGAGACTGCTCTTGTATTCGTTTCAAACTCTTTCCCAATTGCAAAGACTGTTGCCGTAAGTTCTTCATTCGGTCGATTCGAAACTGTAAAAAGAATTTTTTGACCTTCTTTTACAAGATGGACATCTTTCTCATAAATCATAAAATCGGCATGAATTGTAGTGATATCGGTAATTTCAATCAGTTTGTCTTTTGCATCCACATAAGTGCCTACATTAATATTAATTTCATTTACATAGCCACTTATTGGAGATATAATGTTTATAGTGTTTGAGATTTCACCTTCTTTAACTTTTTCAGGAGAAATAAGTAATAATTTCAGTCGTGCTTTTAAACCTTCATATCTTGCTTTTGCGGTATTGTATTCAGCTTTTGCTTGTTGGTAATCTTTACCTGCACCAACATTGTTTTCAAACAGTTCTTTTTGTCGTACATATTCCTGTTCTAAGTATTCAAGTTTATTGGCAATCACAGAAAAATCCTCTTGAAGGGCTATGTAATCGGGATGTTCAAGGACTGCAAGTAATTGTCCCTTACTTACTTTATCACCATGAAATACTTTAATCTCTTTTACATTACCTCCAACTATAGCCGTAACCTCAGCAATACTAGATGGCGGAACTTCCAATTGCCCGTTAGTTTTTACCACCGTTGTTAAATTGCGCATCAAAAAAACTCCTAGTTTTAAATCAAGGGCTTCCCGTTGTTTTTCATTTAACATAACCACTCCCTCGGGACTATTCTCTTCATGTTCTTCATCTTGATGGCTATCCTTATTTTTGGAATTGCACGACATTAAGCTTGCAATGGCAATAAATGCTATAAATATTTTTGTTTTCATCTGTTTCTATTTTATCTATTTGTCAGATGGAACTCCCATGAAATTTAATCACCCTTTTGTATGTAAAATTTGGATGATAAAATGTACATGGTCGGTTCATCATTATCTTATTTTATTGATTATTTACCAGTAATATATTTCAGTTGGGCAGACAATTCAAAATACTCTGCCTGTTGCTTTAAAAAATCCTGTTTTGTTTTGATTGCCATTTCCATATTCTGAATAAACTGAACATAGTCAATACTACCGAGGCGATACGCCAGATTGGATGCCTGAATTTGTTCATCAGCCAATGGCAAAGCTTCCTTTTGATAGTAATCGAGAACTTCTTGTAAAGTGAGGTATCTACTAATCTGTTGATTATATCCAGCTTTTATTTCCAGTTTCTTTTGTTCGTATTGCTGACCAGCAATCTGGAAATTTATTCTTGTAGCTTTGGTTTTGCCGGATTGGGAAAAAAACAATAGTGGAACAGATATTCCCGCTTCCCATCCATAAAATCCTGAATTGCCGTCAACTGATTGCAATTTATATCCCAAGTCTAATTTAGGTAGGAAATTAGACTTTTCTGCTTTCCATGCTGATTCTGCAACATCGATTCCAGTTGAGTAATAATTCAGTAATGGACTTCCATTCAGGTAATTTTGCCCAGAAACAATATCAAAAACATGCTTTTCCAAATTCAGAATGTTAACATCAAATTCAGTAGGATATAAAAGGTATTGATTTAGAATTTGCAAGCTTGCATAATAGTTACTTTCAGCTTTCTTAATATTTACCTGTAATTCTTTGTATTTGGCCGATGCTGAAAGATATTCAATTTTAGAAGTTGCCTGAGTCTTGTATCTTAACTCCGCAGCTTTCTGGAAATTAGCGTACAAGCTATCAAGCTGTTTGAAAAGCTGAAATTGTTGTTTGGCATAGACGGCATTGTACCATGCCATACTCACATCACGAGCCAATGAATATTCGGTAAGGTTCTGTCCCGATACAGCTTGTTGTGTTCGGGCATTGGCTAATTTACTTTTTGAAGAAATACCAAATACATCGATATCCGACTGAACAATTCCTAATTGGTTTTGAACTCCTGGCATGCCATTTCCCACTTCTTCCTTACCTGTGTAAATTGATGTCCTGCCTAAATCATAAGCAGTAGCCTTAAGTGCTTTTTGTTTGTCAACTTCCAAACTGGCTGCCTTTATAGAAGGGTAGTTTTCTTTAGCCCTTTCAATAGCCATCTTCAACGTTAAGGTTGAATCCTGAGCCTTTGCATTTCCAGAAAAGCCTACACCTGCTAATATAAATAGCATAGATAATACAGCTGTACCAGGCTTAGGAAGCTTTATTCTTTTCCCTTTAGATTCAACAAACTTATAGAGAATCGGTAGCACAATCAGTGAAAGTAGAGTTGACGTGAGCATCCCCCCAATCACAACGGTAGCTAAAGGCCGTTGTACTTCTGCACCGGCAGACATTGATACCGCCATTGGTAAAAAGCCTAAAATATCCGTTGAAGCGGTTAATAGTATTGGTCGGATTCGTCTAATAGACCCCTTTTTAATAATTTCGTTAATGTGTAACTTGCCTTCCGCTTTGAGTTCGTTAAAACCACTAATCAATACTAATCCATTGAGGACAGCCACCCCAAACAGGACAATAAAACCTACCCCAGCAGAAATACTAAAAGGCATATCTCTTAAATACAAGGAAAATATCCCTCCAACAGCGGCAAAAGGTACTGCTACATAAATCATGAGGGTTTGTTTGAACGATCTAACAGCGAAAAACACCAACATGAAAATTAATGCCAAAGCAAGCGGAACTACAAGAGACAATCTTTTTGAAGCCCTTTTTAGATTTTCAAAAGCACCCCCATATCGAATATAATAACCCGTAGGTAGCTCCAATTTTTCATCTAAAGTAGCTTGAATTTCCTCTACAAGCGACTTGACATCCCTGCCTTCTACATTAATCCCTACATAGGTACGCCTGTTCGTATTATCACGACTAATTTGCATCGGACCCGGCTGATAACTTATTTCAGCAACTTCTTTTAATGGTATTTGATTACCATCGGGTAGATTTACAAACAGATTCCGGATATCGTCAATGCTTATGCGGTGCTCCTCGTCCAATCTAACAACAAGGTCGAACATTCGCTCACCTTCGTAAATACTTCCTGCAACCCCACCACTAAAAGCCGATTCAACAATGGTATTCAGTTCTTTAATAGTCAAGTTGTATCGACCAAGTTTATTGCGGTCGTAATGAACTGTAATCTGAGGCAAGCCACTTGTGGCTTCTGCTTTTACACCTGCGACACCTTCAATACCCGTAATAAGTCTGGCAATTTCTTTAGCTTTGTCAGCCAGTATATCCAAGTCATCACCATAAAGTTTTATGGCGACATCTTCACGAACACCTGTCAGCAATTCATTGAAGCGCATCTCAACAGGTTGAGTAAACTCATAATTGATACCGGGCAATACACTGATTTTTTCCCTGACTTTATCAATTAATTCCTCTTTTGATTCTGCTTTTGTCCATTTATCTTTTGGGGTCAATATCACAAAAATATCAGCAATGTCAAGTGGCATAGGATCCATGGGTAAATCTGCCACCCCAATTCTACTTTGAACACTTTCTACTTCATCAGGAAAGTTCTCCAAGACAATTTGTTCCAACCGGGTGGAGGCTTTTGTCACTTCGGTTAATGAGGTACCAGGCTTTAAAAACGCCTGAAAAGCGAAATCACCTTCATCGAGTTTTGGAATAAATTCGGCCCCCATTCTCGTAAACAAAAAACCGCCTGAGATTAATAATACCAGAGCAATTGCAATTATAATACGGCTTTTATTAAGTGCCCAATCAATTACAGGGCTGTATATCTTTTCGAGTTTTCCAATAAATTTATCTCCCCATGATTTTTTATTTGTTTTAGGTGGTTGAAGAAATGAGGCTGCCATCATAGGAATGTATGTAAGACATAATACCACCACACCTAATACAGCAAAGCCGAATGTCATAGCCATAGGAATAAACATCTTACCTTCAACGCCTTGCAAGGCTAAAACGGGTATGAAAACGATCAAAATGATTAGCTGTCCAAAAAATGCAGAATTCATCATTTTGCTTGCTGAATTATAGGCAATTTCATTACGTTTTTGTTGTTCCAGCTTTGTTCCTATAAAGCTTTTCCTATGAAGGTGAAAAATCATACTTTCAACTATAATGACTGCACCATCGACCAATATTCCGAAATCAAGAGCTCCTAAACTCATCAGGTTTGCCCATACCCCAAAAAGATTCATCATGATAAAAGCAAATAATAATGCCAATGGAATGGTTGAAGCTACAATTAAGCCACCTCTCAGATTTCCCAAGAATATCACCAGAATAAAAATTACAATTAACGCTCCCAAAGAAAGGTTCTCGGCAACAGTCGAAGTTGTACTTTTTATCAGCTTGCTGCGATCGAGAAAAGGTTTTATTATCACACCTTCAGGGAGTGATTTTTGTATTAAGGCCATCCGTTCTTTTACTGCCTTAATCACTT
Proteins encoded in this region:
- a CDS encoding cation transporter, which produces MFKSTFHISKMDCPSEESLIRMKLEGLPVIKSLVFDIENRKLTVFHSEESTEIGKRLKELNLGAQCKETIIVQQDEFIDNPSVQSKLLWTVLIINFVFFIIEITTGFISKSMGLVADSLDMLADALVYGLSLWAVGSTVIRKKKVAKLSGYFQLALALLGLTEVIRRFISFEEVPNFQIMIIVSVLALIANSICLYLLQKSKSEEAHMKATMIFTSNDIIINTGVIIAGVLVLLTQSKYPDLIIGAIVFLIVVKGAFRILKLGN
- a CDS encoding P-II family nitrogen regulator, which produces MKEIKAFVRPNKVNEIVQQLKDNGFENMTISLAEGTGKFQDEKAFVSDKFAVTDSPVAKIEIVVYDSFVEKVVCIISKYGKTLNPGDGLIYVSNVDSVHRIKTGLETM
- a CDS encoding efflux RND transporter periplasmic adaptor subunit; translation: MKTKIFIAFIAIASLMSCNSKNKDSHQDEEHEENSPEGVVMLNEKQREALDLKLGVFLMRNLTTVVKTNGQLEVPPSSIAEVTAIVGGNVKEIKVFHGDKVSKGQLLAVLEHPDYIALQEDFSVIANKLEYLEQEYVRQKELFENNVGAGKDYQQAKAEYNTAKARYEGLKARLKLLLISPEKVKEGEISNTINIISPISGYVNEININVGTYVDAKDKLIEITDITTIHADFMIYEKDVHLVKEGQKILFTVSNRPNEELTATVFAIGKEFETNTRAVSIHARLEKNVGNLIPGMYINGRLHTDENYTLTLPNDAIVKEGTKSYIFIQDKEALEEIEYDEHKKSESQEEYNMDDDDNKMAFRMKEVITGQKDDGYTEIHLLDSLADDTQIVMNAAYYLLADMKKEETGDDD
- a CDS encoding CusA/CzcA family heavy metal efflux RND transporter, translating into MINKIISFSIKNKALIWLMTIGLILGGIYSMNKVPLDAMPDITNNQVLVITTAPNLGTEDIEQFVTYQVELAVANLPDVTEIRSVSRFGLSVVTIVFKESAGTYLPRQLVSEALTEVKEKIPEGFGEPFMAPISTGLGEIYQYTLEVQPGFDTVYDDMELRTMQEWIIKRQMAMLPGVVEVNSFGGRGKQYEVSINPDKLRSMGLAMSDIFEALKDNNQNTGGAYIEKNFQANFIRGEGLMRSIDDIKNTLVANIDGQPIFIRDVAEVKYGSFVRFGAFTKNGKGDAVGGIVMMLKGGNSNEVIKAVKERMALIQKSLPEGVIIKPFLDRSKLIKSTTSTVAENLSLGALIVIFILVIFLGNLRGGLIVASTIPLALLFAFIMMNLFGVWANLMSLGALDFGILVDGAVIIVESMIFHLHRKSFIGTKLEQQKRNEIAYNSASKMMNSAFFGQLIILIVFIPVLALQGVEGKMFIPMAMTFGFAVLGVVVLCLTYIPMMAASFLQPPKTNKKSWGDKFIGKLEKIYSPVIDWALNKSRIIIAIALVLLISGGFLFTRMGAEFIPKLDEGDFAFQAFLKPGTSLTEVTKASTRLEQIVLENFPDEVESVQSRIGVADLPMDPMPLDIADIFVILTPKDKWTKAESKEELIDKVREKISVLPGINYEFTQPVEMRFNELLTGVREDVAIKLYGDDLDILADKAKEIARLITGIEGVAGVKAEATSGLPQITVHYDRNKLGRYNLTIKELNTIVESAFSGGVAGSIYEGERMFDLVVRLDEEHRISIDDIRNLFVNLPDGNQIPLKEVAEISYQPGPMQISRDNTNRRTYVGINVEGRDVKSLVEEIQATLDEKLELPTGYYIRYGGAFENLKRASKRLSLVVPLALALIFMLVFFAVRSFKQTLMIYVAVPFAAVGGIFSLYLRDMPFSISAGVGFIVLFGVAVLNGLVLISGFNELKAEGKLHINEIIKKGSIRRIRPILLTASTDILGFLPMAVSMSAGAEVQRPLATVVIGGMLTSTLLSLIVLPILYKFVESKGKRIKLPKPGTAVLSMLFILAGVGFSGNAKAQDSTLTLKMAIERAKENYPSIKAASLEVDKQKALKATAYDLGRTSIYTGKEEVGNGMPGVQNQLGIVQSDIDVFGISSKSKLANARTQQAVSGQNLTEYSLARDVSMAWYNAVYAKQQFQLFKQLDSLYANFQKAAELRYKTQATSKIEYLSASAKYKELQVNIKKAESNYYASLQILNQYLLYPTEFDVNILNLEKHVFDIVSGQNYLNGSPLLNYYSTGIDVAESAWKAEKSNFLPKLDLGYKLQSVDGNSGFYGWEAGISVPLLFFSQSGKTKATRINFQIAGQQYEQKKLEIKAGYNQQISRYLTLQEVLDYYQKEALPLADEQIQASNLAYRLGSIDYVQFIQNMEMAIKTKQDFLKQQAEYFELSAQLKYITGK